Proteins encoded together in one Microcaecilia unicolor chromosome 3, aMicUni1.1, whole genome shotgun sequence window:
- the LOC115466446 gene encoding zinc finger protein 282-like isoform X3, translating to MKEPGKCFLQPALWGWLGGTAAFTASPPPFQASVLRLGPNFSDWLFPWCSTMKKFPEKHKMPVHIPQKPMITFNAVAAYFSEAVWEALEEWQKELYRSVVQEIHGALLSLGYSIIHPDVLLRIKGQEEPYKEESGKIYKHHMTSDSSDLTPDLLLCVKVEDETCMSDQLDPDRDDTVNLSKASGLQTPDPLLPLEQEEESCFGGRDGSNHPHTADHPIITSVFSLSGTEEESPYPRSWQQLEQKCGSDTPSTENGVKTSSTAKNFPADPAPPLGVASTVHSTSSGLGEGPKSSSQDEEKSWKTEQPLQSI from the exons ATGAAGGAACCAGGAAAGTGTTTCCTGCAGCCAGCCCTGTGGGGTTGGTTGGGGGGGACTGCAGCCTTcactgcctccccccctccctttcag GCTTCTGTTTTAAGACTAGGCCCCAATTTTTCTGACTGGCTGTTTCCTTGGTGTTCGACCATGAAAAAATTTCCTGAGAAGCACAAGATGCCTGTTCACATCCCTCAGAAG CCCATGATCACATTCAACGCTGTTGCGGCCTACTTCTCGGAGGCAGTGTGGGAGGCGCTGGAGGAGTGGCAGAAGGAGCTTTATAGAAGTGTTGTACAGGAAATCCATGGTGCCCTCCTTTCACTGG GCTACAGTATCATTCACCCTGACGTTTTGTTAAGGATTAAAGGACAGGAAGAACCCTACAAGGAAGAGAGTGGAAAAATCTATAAACACCATATGACAT CAGATTCTTCGGATCTGACCCCTGACCTTTTATTGTGCGTTAAGGTAGAGGATGAGACCTGTATGAGTGACCAGCTGGACCCAGACAGAGACGATACCGTGAACCTCAGCAAAG CTTCTGGCCTTCAAACACCGGACCCTTTGTTGCCCTTGGAGCAGGAGGAAGAGTCCTGTTTTGGTGGAAGAGATGGATCGAATCATCCCCACACAG CGGACCATCCGATCATTACATCTGTCTTCTCACTGAGCGGGACGGAGGAGGAATCGCCTTATCCCAGAAGCTGGCAGCAGTTGGAGCAGAAATGCGGCTCAGACACCCCCTCAACTG AGAATGGAGTCAAGACAAGCAGCACAGCAAAGAACTTTCCAGCAGACCCTGCTCCACCACTGGGTGTGGCCTCTACAGTGCATTCCACCAGCAGTGGCCTAGGAGAGGGGCCTAAGTCCAGCTCCCAGGATGAAGAGAAGTCCTGGAAGACAGAGCAACCTCTACAGA GTATTTGA
- the LOC115466446 gene encoding zinc finger protein 135-like isoform X1 has protein sequence MKEPGKCFLQPALWGWLGGTAAFTASPPPFQASVLRLGPNFSDWLFPWCSTMKKFPEKHKMPVHIPQKPMITFNAVAAYFSEAVWEALEEWQKELYRSVVQEIHGALLSLGYSIIHPDVLLRIKGQEEPYKEESGKIYKHHMTSDSSDLTPDLLLCVKVEDETCMSDQLDPDRDDTVNLSKASGLQTPDPLLPLEQEEESCFGGRDGSNHPHTADHPIITSVFSLSGTEEESPYPRSWQQLEQKCGSDTPSTENGVKTSSTAKNFPADPAPPLGVASTVHSTSSGLGEGPKSSSQDEEKSWKTEQPLQSMYLGDAPSIWSEPGKTFDSCPGSSPQREQALGKVLCPDSQHLRSFRGNREFGIESGRRPFKLTVCEKNLHQNPELKDHLRVTTGDIPYRCAECGKVYNHRLDLKAHESTHAVEGFHRCTEYRKSFGQGVDFRVHERFHVVQKPYKCAHCGKAFSQGSDLKIHLGVHAEEKLYSCSECGKGFSQSLDLKVHEKIHAAERPYKCGLCEKSFGEMASLLQHKRNHAGDLQHLPPSLQQAKTYKFIEYRKAFVPRATHPKPLRAPMGDRPFPCTVCGKTFGKKHNLKVHERTHTGERPYGCIECGKRFIHKHHLIKHYRVHRA, from the exons ATGAAGGAACCAGGAAAGTGTTTCCTGCAGCCAGCCCTGTGGGGTTGGTTGGGGGGGACTGCAGCCTTcactgcctccccccctccctttcag GCTTCTGTTTTAAGACTAGGCCCCAATTTTTCTGACTGGCTGTTTCCTTGGTGTTCGACCATGAAAAAATTTCCTGAGAAGCACAAGATGCCTGTTCACATCCCTCAGAAG CCCATGATCACATTCAACGCTGTTGCGGCCTACTTCTCGGAGGCAGTGTGGGAGGCGCTGGAGGAGTGGCAGAAGGAGCTTTATAGAAGTGTTGTACAGGAAATCCATGGTGCCCTCCTTTCACTGG GCTACAGTATCATTCACCCTGACGTTTTGTTAAGGATTAAAGGACAGGAAGAACCCTACAAGGAAGAGAGTGGAAAAATCTATAAACACCATATGACAT CAGATTCTTCGGATCTGACCCCTGACCTTTTATTGTGCGTTAAGGTAGAGGATGAGACCTGTATGAGTGACCAGCTGGACCCAGACAGAGACGATACCGTGAACCTCAGCAAAG CTTCTGGCCTTCAAACACCGGACCCTTTGTTGCCCTTGGAGCAGGAGGAAGAGTCCTGTTTTGGTGGAAGAGATGGATCGAATCATCCCCACACAG CGGACCATCCGATCATTACATCTGTCTTCTCACTGAGCGGGACGGAGGAGGAATCGCCTTATCCCAGAAGCTGGCAGCAGTTGGAGCAGAAATGCGGCTCAGACACCCCCTCAACTG AGAATGGAGTCAAGACAAGCAGCACAGCAAAGAACTTTCCAGCAGACCCTGCTCCACCACTGGGTGTGGCCTCTACAGTGCATTCCACCAGCAGTGGCCTAGGAGAGGGGCCTAAGTCCAGCTCCCAGGATGAAGAGAAGTCCTGGAAGACAGAGCAACCTCTACAGAGTATGTACCTTGGTGATGCACCATCTATATGGTCTGAGCCAGGGAAGACTTTTGACAGCTGTCCAGGCTCCTCTCCCCAGCGTGAACAGGCCCTGGGGAAAGTCTTGTGCCCAGACAGCCAGCACCTCAGAAGCTTTAGAGGGAATAGAGAGTTTGGGATTGAATCAGGGAGGAGGCCATTCAAACTGACTGTGTGTGAGAAGAACCTTCATCAGAACCCAGAGCTCAAGGACCACTTGAGAGTCACCACGGGGGACATACCATACAGGTGTGCTGAATGTGGGAAGGTTTACAACCACAGGCTGGATCTTAAGGCCCATGAAAGTACCCATGCAGTAGAGGGATTTCATAGATGCACTGAATACAGGAAAAGCTTTGGCCAGGGTGTAGACTTCAGGGTGCACGAGAGGTTCCATGTGGTGCAGAAGCCCTATAAATGTGCCCATTGTGGAAAGGCTTTCAGCCAGGGTTCAGACCTTAAAATCCACCTGGGTGTCCATGCAGAAGAGAAGCTGTATAGCTGTTCTGAATGTGGGAAAGGCTTCAGTCAAAGCCTAGATCTCAAAGTCCATGAAAAGATCCATGCTGCTGAGAGGCCTTACAAATGTGGCCTGTGTGAGAAGAGTTTtggggagatggccagcctcctCCAGCACAAGCGGAACCATGCAGGTGACCTCCAACACCTCCCACCTTCACTGCAACAGGCAAAGACATACAAATTCATCGAGTACCGAAAGGCCTTTGTACCGAGGGCCACCCACCCTAAGCCCCTGCGAGCCCCAATGGGAGACCGGCCCTTTCCCTGTACTGTTTGCGGGAAGACCTTCGGCAAGAAGCATAACCTCAAGGTGCATGAGCGGACGCACACCGGGGAAAGACCGTATGGTTGTATAGAATGTGGGAAGCGATTTATCCATAAGCACCATCTGATTAAGCATTACCGGGTCCACAGGGCCTGA
- the LOC115466446 gene encoding zinc finger protein 135-like isoform X2 — MKEPGKCFLQPALWGWLGGTAAFTASPPPFQASVLRLGPNFSDWLFPWCSTMKKFPEKHKMPVHIPQKPMITFNAVAAYFSEAVWEALEEWQKELYRSVVQEIHGALLSLGYSIIHPDVLLRIKGQEEPYKEESGKIYKHHMTYSSDLTPDLLLCVKVEDETCMSDQLDPDRDDTVNLSKASGLQTPDPLLPLEQEEESCFGGRDGSNHPHTADHPIITSVFSLSGTEEESPYPRSWQQLEQKCGSDTPSTENGVKTSSTAKNFPADPAPPLGVASTVHSTSSGLGEGPKSSSQDEEKSWKTEQPLQSMYLGDAPSIWSEPGKTFDSCPGSSPQREQALGKVLCPDSQHLRSFRGNREFGIESGRRPFKLTVCEKNLHQNPELKDHLRVTTGDIPYRCAECGKVYNHRLDLKAHESTHAVEGFHRCTEYRKSFGQGVDFRVHERFHVVQKPYKCAHCGKAFSQGSDLKIHLGVHAEEKLYSCSECGKGFSQSLDLKVHEKIHAAERPYKCGLCEKSFGEMASLLQHKRNHAGDLQHLPPSLQQAKTYKFIEYRKAFVPRATHPKPLRAPMGDRPFPCTVCGKTFGKKHNLKVHERTHTGERPYGCIECGKRFIHKHHLIKHYRVHRA; from the exons ATGAAGGAACCAGGAAAGTGTTTCCTGCAGCCAGCCCTGTGGGGTTGGTTGGGGGGGACTGCAGCCTTcactgcctccccccctccctttcag GCTTCTGTTTTAAGACTAGGCCCCAATTTTTCTGACTGGCTGTTTCCTTGGTGTTCGACCATGAAAAAATTTCCTGAGAAGCACAAGATGCCTGTTCACATCCCTCAGAAG CCCATGATCACATTCAACGCTGTTGCGGCCTACTTCTCGGAGGCAGTGTGGGAGGCGCTGGAGGAGTGGCAGAAGGAGCTTTATAGAAGTGTTGTACAGGAAATCCATGGTGCCCTCCTTTCACTGG GCTACAGTATCATTCACCCTGACGTTTTGTTAAGGATTAAAGGACAGGAAGAACCCTACAAGGAAGAGAGTGGAAAAATCTATAAACACCATATGACAT ATTCTTCGGATCTGACCCCTGACCTTTTATTGTGCGTTAAGGTAGAGGATGAGACCTGTATGAGTGACCAGCTGGACCCAGACAGAGACGATACCGTGAACCTCAGCAAAG CTTCTGGCCTTCAAACACCGGACCCTTTGTTGCCCTTGGAGCAGGAGGAAGAGTCCTGTTTTGGTGGAAGAGATGGATCGAATCATCCCCACACAG CGGACCATCCGATCATTACATCTGTCTTCTCACTGAGCGGGACGGAGGAGGAATCGCCTTATCCCAGAAGCTGGCAGCAGTTGGAGCAGAAATGCGGCTCAGACACCCCCTCAACTG AGAATGGAGTCAAGACAAGCAGCACAGCAAAGAACTTTCCAGCAGACCCTGCTCCACCACTGGGTGTGGCCTCTACAGTGCATTCCACCAGCAGTGGCCTAGGAGAGGGGCCTAAGTCCAGCTCCCAGGATGAAGAGAAGTCCTGGAAGACAGAGCAACCTCTACAGAGTATGTACCTTGGTGATGCACCATCTATATGGTCTGAGCCAGGGAAGACTTTTGACAGCTGTCCAGGCTCCTCTCCCCAGCGTGAACAGGCCCTGGGGAAAGTCTTGTGCCCAGACAGCCAGCACCTCAGAAGCTTTAGAGGGAATAGAGAGTTTGGGATTGAATCAGGGAGGAGGCCATTCAAACTGACTGTGTGTGAGAAGAACCTTCATCAGAACCCAGAGCTCAAGGACCACTTGAGAGTCACCACGGGGGACATACCATACAGGTGTGCTGAATGTGGGAAGGTTTACAACCACAGGCTGGATCTTAAGGCCCATGAAAGTACCCATGCAGTAGAGGGATTTCATAGATGCACTGAATACAGGAAAAGCTTTGGCCAGGGTGTAGACTTCAGGGTGCACGAGAGGTTCCATGTGGTGCAGAAGCCCTATAAATGTGCCCATTGTGGAAAGGCTTTCAGCCAGGGTTCAGACCTTAAAATCCACCTGGGTGTCCATGCAGAAGAGAAGCTGTATAGCTGTTCTGAATGTGGGAAAGGCTTCAGTCAAAGCCTAGATCTCAAAGTCCATGAAAAGATCCATGCTGCTGAGAGGCCTTACAAATGTGGCCTGTGTGAGAAGAGTTTtggggagatggccagcctcctCCAGCACAAGCGGAACCATGCAGGTGACCTCCAACACCTCCCACCTTCACTGCAACAGGCAAAGACATACAAATTCATCGAGTACCGAAAGGCCTTTGTACCGAGGGCCACCCACCCTAAGCCCCTGCGAGCCCCAATGGGAGACCGGCCCTTTCCCTGTACTGTTTGCGGGAAGACCTTCGGCAAGAAGCATAACCTCAAGGTGCATGAGCGGACGCACACCGGGGAAAGACCGTATGGTTGTATAGAATGTGGGAAGCGATTTATCCATAAGCACCATCTGATTAAGCATTACCGGGTCCACAGGGCCTGA